A genome region from Candidatus Manganitrophus noduliformans includes the following:
- a CDS encoding EAL domain-containing protein: MGRPLRVLMVEDSENDVRVIVRRLQLGGFLPVFKQVCTAEEMRSALDREPWDLVLSGFLMSNFSGFSALALLQEKKIDIPFIVVSGRIGEEAAVEISKAGAHDYVKKDRLARLVPAVERELREAEVRREREKVQAELRQSAEQLRLQSTALNSAANAVVITNSKGRILWVNPAFFRNSGYTFEEAVGQTLRLLKSGLQPPSFYDHLWKTILSGEVWQGEIINRRKDGSFYTEEMTITPVTDEREGISHFIAIKQDVTQRKKAEETVQHMAFYDPLTDLPNRNNLIDRIHRAIRAEDGGGHPIGLILIDLDRFKEVNETLGHLRGDTLLKELGLRLQSVLFEPDVVAHLGADLFAVLLPKLAKAEDIQFVIEKIQKLLLSPFSIEDLPVAVEASIGVALYPEHARTSEELLRRADIAMHAAKESGSGHALYDPTLDKHHPQRLALMAELRQAIEQNHLLLHYQPKISIRDKKTVGAEALVRWNHPQHGMIPPDEFIGPAERTGLIHPMTYWLLRTAIQQCREWRRAGVDVVVSANLSARNLLDPKLPGTVVELLREGEVPPEFIQFEITESAIMTDPAHAQKMMFTLRDIGIRFSIDDFGIGYSSLKYLQKLPVDQIKVDKSFVMHMIQNTGDAKIVRSTIDLAHNLGLGVVAEGVESESILNRLDEMNCDLAQGYFFTQPLSGEALIRWLSESPWGLKKN, encoded by the coding sequence ATGGGAAGACCGCTCCGCGTTTTAATGGTTGAAGACTCGGAAAACGATGTAAGAGTGATTGTGCGGAGGCTTCAGCTTGGGGGGTTTCTTCCGGTTTTCAAACAGGTTTGCACCGCCGAAGAAATGCGTTCCGCGCTCGACCGAGAACCGTGGGATCTTGTCCTCTCGGGGTTTTTGATGTCGAATTTCAGCGGATTTTCTGCGTTGGCCCTGCTGCAAGAAAAGAAAATTGATATTCCGTTTATTGTTGTATCGGGAAGAATCGGGGAAGAAGCCGCTGTTGAAATTTCAAAAGCGGGAGCACACGATTACGTCAAGAAGGACCGGCTGGCGCGGCTGGTCCCGGCCGTTGAGCGGGAATTGCGGGAAGCGGAAGTTCGCCGAGAACGCGAGAAAGTTCAAGCGGAGCTTCGACAGAGCGCGGAGCAGCTTCGTCTTCAAAGCACCGCGTTGAATTCCGCCGCCAACGCAGTTGTGATCACGAACAGTAAGGGCCGGATTCTCTGGGTGAATCCGGCCTTTTTTCGCAATTCCGGCTATACGTTCGAAGAGGCCGTTGGCCAAACCCTGCGGCTGCTTAAGTCGGGCTTGCAGCCCCCTTCTTTTTACGACCATCTTTGGAAGACGATCCTCTCCGGAGAGGTTTGGCAGGGGGAAATCATCAACCGGAGAAAAGACGGAAGTTTCTATACCGAGGAGATGACGATCACCCCGGTGACGGATGAACGGGAGGGGATCAGCCACTTCATCGCGATCAAACAAGACGTCACCCAGCGCAAAAAGGCGGAAGAAACCGTTCAGCACATGGCCTTCTATGACCCGCTGACCGATCTTCCCAACAGGAATAATCTGATCGACCGCATCCATCGCGCCATTCGAGCCGAAGACGGAGGGGGGCATCCGATCGGTTTAATACTCATCGACCTCGATCGTTTCAAGGAGGTCAATGAAACGCTCGGCCATCTCCGCGGAGACACTCTCTTGAAAGAGTTGGGACTGCGCCTGCAAAGCGTTCTGTTTGAGCCGGATGTCGTTGCGCATTTAGGCGCAGACCTGTTCGCCGTTCTCCTGCCCAAATTAGCCAAGGCGGAGGACATCCAATTTGTGATTGAGAAAATCCAAAAACTTCTCCTCTCTCCTTTCTCGATCGAGGACTTGCCAGTCGCGGTGGAGGCAAGCATTGGCGTCGCATTGTACCCCGAGCATGCAAGGACTTCCGAAGAGCTGCTTCGGCGGGCGGATATCGCAATGCATGCCGCGAAAGAGAGCGGCAGCGGTCACGCACTCTACGACCCAACGTTGGATAAACATCATCCGCAGCGGCTGGCCTTGATGGCGGAGTTGCGGCAAGCCATCGAGCAGAACCACCTTCTTCTACATTACCAACCGAAGATCAGCATCAGAGATAAAAAAACGGTCGGAGCGGAGGCGCTGGTGCGCTGGAACCACCCGCAGCATGGGATGATTCCCCCGGACGAGTTTATCGGGCCTGCGGAGAGGACAGGTTTGATTCATCCGATGACCTATTGGCTGCTGCGGACGGCGATTCAACAGTGCAGGGAGTGGCGTCGGGCTGGGGTTGATGTTGTCGTTTCTGCCAACCTCTCGGCTCGCAACCTGCTCGATCCGAAGCTTCCGGGCACCGTAGTGGAACTGCTAAGAGAAGGCGAGGTCCCGCCGGAATTTATCCAATTCGAGATTACCGAAAGCGCGATCATGACCGATCCTGCCCATGCGCAGAAGATGATGTTCACGCTTCGCGACATCGGAATCCGGTTCTCAATCGACGATTTCGGAATCGGATACTCCTCCTTGAAGTATCTGCAGAAACTTCCCGTCGATCAGATCAAAGTCGACAAATCGTTCGTGATGCATATGATACAGAATACGGGAGACGCCAAAATCGTCCGCTCTACCATTGATCTGGCCCACAACCTCGGCCTCGGCGTGGTCGCAGAGGGGGTCGAGAGCGAAAGCATTTTAAACCGGCTTGACGAGATGAACTGTGACCTTGCCCAAGGCTACTTTTTTACTCAACCGCTGTCGGGCGAGGCGTTGATCCGTTGGTTGAGCGAATCTCCCTGGGGATTGAAGAAAAATTAA
- a CDS encoding adenylosuccinate synthase, with protein sequence MMNLVVIGSQWGDEGKGKIVDLLSESADYVIRYQGGHNAGHTVVSGETVIVLHLIPTGLLHAGKIGVIGNGVVVDPGALLEEIDALSSRGISVSGRLFISEAAHLIMPYHKAIDKESEKVKGTRKIGTTGRGIGPAYADKMARIGIRVVDLLDPGLFREKLATNLVEMNYFLEQLYKVKGFDLEKVYQEYMEYADRIRPYIADTTLLIDEAIGRGRRLLFEGAQGTHLDVDLGTYPYVTSSNATAGGACTGTGVGPTKINEVLGVAKAYTTRVGSGPFPSELNNEMGEMLRSKGKEFGATTGRPRRCGWFDVVLLRYSVRVNGLTSLAITKLDVLDGFPEIQVCVGYEFEGKVYREMPTALKTLEKCTPIYEHFSGWSEPTTGITSYDRLPKNAKTYLEAISEKVGCRVDLISTSSKRGETIVLRNPFQ encoded by the coding sequence ATTATGAATTTAGTCGTAATCGGATCTCAGTGGGGAGATGAGGGAAAAGGGAAGATCGTCGATCTTCTTTCGGAGTCGGCGGACTATGTCATCCGTTATCAAGGAGGACACAATGCCGGCCATACCGTCGTCAGCGGAGAAACGGTCATTGTCCTTCATCTGATCCCGACCGGACTGCTTCATGCGGGAAAAATCGGCGTGATCGGAAACGGCGTCGTCGTCGATCCGGGCGCCTTGCTGGAAGAAATCGATGCCCTTTCCTCCCGCGGAATCTCCGTTTCGGGGCGTCTCTTCATCAGCGAAGCGGCCCACCTGATTATGCCCTACCATAAGGCGATCGACAAGGAGAGCGAGAAGGTCAAGGGAACACGCAAGATCGGCACGACCGGAAGAGGGATCGGTCCTGCCTATGCCGACAAAATGGCGCGGATCGGAATCCGTGTCGTCGATCTGCTCGATCCGGGTCTTTTCAGAGAGAAGCTGGCAACCAATCTCGTCGAAATGAACTACTTCCTTGAGCAGCTTTATAAGGTGAAAGGATTTGATCTAGAGAAGGTCTACCAAGAGTATATGGAGTATGCCGACCGGATCAGACCGTATATCGCCGACACGACCCTGTTGATCGATGAAGCGATCGGCCGGGGCCGGCGGCTCCTCTTCGAAGGAGCGCAGGGAACCCACTTGGACGTTGATTTGGGAACTTATCCCTATGTGACCTCCTCCAACGCGACCGCCGGGGGAGCCTGTACGGGGACCGGTGTGGGACCGACCAAGATCAACGAAGTATTGGGGGTGGCGAAGGCCTACACGACGCGGGTCGGGAGCGGACCGTTTCCCTCGGAGCTGAATAATGAGATGGGTGAAATGCTCCGGTCGAAGGGGAAGGAATTCGGCGCGACCACCGGACGCCCGCGCCGGTGCGGTTGGTTTGATGTGGTCCTGCTTCGATACTCCGTCCGGGTGAACGGATTGACTTCGCTTGCCATCACCAAGCTCGATGTGTTGGACGGATTTCCGGAAATCCAGGTCTGCGTCGGCTACGAGTTCGAAGGAAAAGTCTACCGGGAGATGCCGACGGCTTTAAAGACCCTGGAAAAATGCACGCCGATTTATGAACATTTTTCCGGCTGGAGCGAGCCGACCACCGGAATCACGTCGTACGATCGGCTGCCGAAGAATGCCAAAACATATCTCGAAGCAATTTCGGAAAAGGTCGGCTGCCGGGTCGATCTCATTTCGACCAGCTCCAAGCGGGGAGAGACGATCGTCCTGCGGAATCCCTTTCAATAA
- a CDS encoding sugar phosphate isomerase/epimerase family protein: MIQPAFSTHSFRNYSILEAVDQIAAAGYSGIEIMCDRPHAYPTELSRSTLRKLQSMLARSGLKVANLNTKIISSMGEWGYPSWIEREMAAREVRILHTIECIKLAEALEAESISIPAGGPLNVKTREEDLDLFMEGLKRILPHAEDAGVKILIDAEPNFLFSTSREICEWIERMNSSLLRIYFDIDHFSCIGEDPLQAFRNIGPYLGHIHLEHIGPIDFPAEPSSGKTWPSLSKMLLASEEIGYQGYLSLALYSSDKKPSELAALALAQLRAETRLTPPNHPVSPAPTTERSNGMAVGAALIHLPPTSSQ; the protein is encoded by the coding sequence ATGATTCAACCGGCATTCAGCACCCATTCTTTTCGGAACTATTCCATTTTGGAAGCGGTGGATCAAATCGCCGCGGCAGGCTATTCCGGCATCGAGATCATGTGCGATCGCCCTCATGCCTATCCAACCGAGCTCTCCCGGAGCACGCTTCGAAAGCTTCAGTCGATGTTGGCCCGCTCCGGGTTGAAGGTCGCGAATTTGAATACAAAGATTATTTCATCGATGGGAGAATGGGGCTATCCCTCTTGGATCGAGCGCGAAATGGCGGCGCGGGAAGTCCGAATCCTCCACACGATCGAATGTATCAAGCTGGCCGAAGCGCTGGAAGCGGAGAGCATCTCGATCCCGGCGGGGGGACCGTTGAACGTCAAGACGCGTGAAGAGGATCTCGACCTTTTCATGGAGGGTTTGAAGCGCATTCTCCCCCATGCAGAGGATGCAGGGGTAAAGATCCTCATCGATGCGGAGCCGAATTTCCTCTTCTCCACCTCTCGGGAAATATGCGAGTGGATCGAACGGATGAATTCTTCCTTGCTGCGAATTTATTTTGATATCGATCATTTCTCTTGCATCGGAGAAGATCCCCTCCAGGCGTTCCGCAACATCGGGCCCTACCTGGGCCACATCCATCTTGAGCATATCGGGCCGATCGATTTTCCCGCCGAACCCTCTTCGGGGAAAACATGGCCTTCTCTTTCGAAAATGCTCCTCGCGTCGGAAGAGATCGGATATCAAGGATATCTGTCGCTGGCGCTTTATTCATCCGACAAAAAACCGTCCGAACTCGCCGCGCTGGCCTTGGCGCAGTTGAGAGCGGAAACTCGTTTGACGCCTCCCAATCATCCGGTGAGTCCAGCCCCTACGACCGAGCGGTCGAATGGGATGGCTGTTGGGGCGGCCCTCATTCACCTCCCCCCTACCTCGTCGCAATAA
- a CDS encoding PAS domain S-box protein, with amino-acid sequence MNKSLRALLVEDSIEDAELLLQELRRGGYDAAFERVETADAMTAALEKHRWDVVFGDFTMPRFNGAAALKLLREKGLDIPFIFVSGTLGEDAAIAAMRAGANDYIMKGNTKRLLPVVERELRECALRREGRQVQERLRQSEERFRQLAENINEVFFLTDADGTSMIYISPAYESIWGRSCQSLYLDPLSWLEGVYPEDRPGVLSLLRKNPSYFQAEYRIVRPDGAIRWIWARTFPIKDQKGTVYRLAGIAEDITERKLAVEESQNSQERIRLLLDSTAEAICGVDLQGRCTFSNQACLRLLGYASIDDLLGKNMHLLVHHTKQDGTPYPLEECKIYQSLFTREGTHVAEDVFWRADGSAFHVEYWSHPVYRNGVLVGAVVTFLNVTERKRAEEELRESEARFRQMAESITEVFWMTNPDKHEMLYLSPGYEKIWGRACKTVYEHPTTWMEAIHPEDRQRVVSAATTNQVSGRYDEEYRIVRPDGSIRWIRDRAFPVKNPSGQVYRITGIAEDITERKRAEEELRMSEERFRRYFQLGLVGMAITSPTKGCLEVNDRICEILGYERSELLQKNWAELTHPDDLSADVANYNRVLSGEIDGYSMEKRFIRKDGQVVHATISVKCVHRADGSIDYFVALMQDITDRKRAEQLVQRMAFYDHLTDLPNRNALTNHLEKIIQSNDNAGLPMALILFDIDHFKEINNTLGHRYGDQLLKELGIRLRNVLFVPDIVARLAGDEFAVLLPKLARKEDIDIVIQKIQRALQPPFIVEGLPIVLEASIGIALYPEHGNNPDSLLQRADVAMHAAKESGSGPTVYVPELDQHSPQRLALMGELRQAIEKNQLILHYQPKVDLKRRVVFEVEALARWRHPQRGMVPPELFIGSAERTGLIHPLTYWVLQTAIRQCSAWQRAGSPVVVSVNLSARNLLDPKLLETVTRLLSANDVAPEWIQFEITESAIMTDPSRAQETLKKLHGIGIRFSIDDFGVGYSSLAYLQKLSVDQIKIDKSFVMHMVENEGDMTIVRSTIELAHNLGLKVVAEGVENQEILARLTEMGCDAAQGYFISRPLPVQELTRWLCESSWASTKSKQVG; translated from the coding sequence ATGAATAAATCGCTTCGAGCGCTGTTGGTTGAAGATTCAATAGAAGATGCAGAACTCCTGTTGCAGGAGCTTCGCCGCGGGGGATATGACGCGGCTTTTGAACGGGTCGAGACGGCTGATGCGATGACTGCTGCGTTGGAGAAGCATCGCTGGGATGTCGTTTTCGGCGATTTCACGATGCCCCGCTTCAACGGAGCGGCTGCATTAAAATTATTACGGGAGAAGGGACTCGATATCCCGTTTATCTTTGTCTCGGGCACCCTCGGCGAAGACGCCGCGATCGCGGCGATGAGGGCCGGTGCGAATGATTACATCATGAAAGGGAATACCAAGCGTCTGCTTCCTGTCGTTGAGAGAGAGCTGAGAGAATGCGCCCTGCGCCGAGAGGGGAGGCAGGTTCAAGAGCGGCTTCGACAAAGTGAAGAGCGCTTCCGTCAATTGGCTGAGAACATCAATGAGGTATTTTTCCTGACCGATGCAGACGGAACATCGATGATCTATATCAGCCCGGCCTATGAAAGTATCTGGGGCCGCTCCTGCCAAAGTCTTTATCTTGATCCGCTCTCCTGGCTGGAGGGGGTCTATCCGGAAGATCGTCCGGGTGTTTTAAGTCTGCTCAGAAAAAATCCGAGTTATTTTCAGGCGGAATACCGGATCGTTCGGCCGGATGGAGCGATCCGCTGGATCTGGGCCCGCACTTTTCCGATTAAGGATCAGAAGGGGACCGTCTACCGACTGGCCGGCATTGCGGAAGATATTACCGAGCGAAAACTGGCGGTGGAGGAATCCCAAAACAGTCAAGAGCGAATCCGGCTTCTGCTCGATTCCACGGCGGAAGCGATTTGCGGCGTGGACCTTCAAGGGCGCTGTACCTTCTCCAATCAAGCATGCCTCCGCCTTTTGGGTTATGCAAGTATCGATGACCTGCTTGGAAAAAACATGCACTTATTGGTTCATCATACCAAACAGGATGGAACACCGTACCCCCTGGAGGAATGTAAAATATATCAATCTCTTTTTACGAGGGAAGGAACACACGTCGCTGAGGATGTGTTCTGGCGGGCCGATGGGAGCGCTTTCCATGTGGAATACTGGTCGCATCCGGTTTATCGAAACGGGGTTTTAGTCGGGGCGGTAGTGACGTTTTTGAATGTCACCGAGCGCAAACGGGCCGAAGAGGAGCTTCGCGAAAGTGAAGCGCGTTTTCGTCAAATGGCCGAGAGCATTACCGAGGTCTTTTGGATGACCAACCCCGATAAGCATGAAATGCTTTATCTCAGCCCCGGCTATGAAAAGATCTGGGGTCGCGCTTGTAAGACCGTCTATGAACATCCGACCACCTGGATGGAGGCGATTCATCCGGAGGATCGGCAGAGGGTGGTAAGCGCGGCGACCACCAATCAGGTATCAGGCCGCTATGATGAGGAGTACCGGATTGTCCGGCCGGATGGATCAATCCGCTGGATTCGAGACCGAGCCTTCCCGGTGAAGAATCCTTCGGGACAAGTTTATCGCATTACCGGCATCGCCGAGGACATCACCGAGCGCAAGCGGGCGGAAGAGGAACTGCGGATGAGTGAGGAGCGCTTCCGGCGGTACTTCCAACTGGGGCTGGTCGGCATGGCGATTACCTCGCCGACCAAGGGCTGTCTGGAGGTCAACGACCGAATTTGCGAGATCCTGGGGTATGAACGAAGCGAGTTGCTGCAAAAAAACTGGGCGGAGCTGACCCATCCGGACGATCTTTCCGCCGATGTCGCCAATTATAATCGTGTTCTGTCGGGGGAGATCGACGGCTATTCGATGGAGAAGCGTTTTATCCGAAAGGACGGTCAGGTCGTTCACGCGACAATCTCGGTGAAATGTGTCCACCGCGCCGACGGCTCCATCGATTACTTCGTGGCGCTGATGCAAGACATCACCGATCGCAAACGGGCGGAACAATTGGTGCAGCGGATGGCTTTTTACGACCATTTGACCGATCTTCCCAATCGTAACGCTCTGACCAACCACTTGGAGAAGATCATTCAAAGCAACGACAACGCCGGCTTGCCGATGGCCTTGATCCTTTTCGATATTGACCACTTCAAAGAAATCAACAACACCTTAGGGCATCGTTATGGAGATCAACTGCTGAAGGAGCTGGGGATTCGTTTGAGGAATGTATTATTCGTGCCGGATATCGTTGCCCGTCTGGCCGGAGATGAATTTGCCGTTCTTCTCCCGAAGCTTGCCAGGAAGGAAGATATCGACATCGTGATCCAAAAAATTCAACGGGCTTTACAGCCCCCCTTTATTGTTGAGGGATTGCCGATTGTGTTGGAGGCGAGCATCGGCATCGCATTGTATCCCGAGCATGGAAATAATCCGGACAGCCTGCTGCAGCGGGCCGATGTGGCGATGCACGCGGCCAAAGAGAGCGGCAGCGGCCCGACTGTCTATGTCCCGGAGCTTGACCAGCACAGCCCACAACGGCTCGCGTTGATGGGGGAGCTCCGTCAGGCGATCGAAAAGAATCAGCTCATTCTTCATTATCAACCGAAGGTCGATCTAAAGCGCAGGGTGGTCTTCGAGGTGGAGGCGCTTGCGCGGTGGAGGCACCCGCAACGGGGAATGGTCCCGCCCGAGCTGTTCATCGGATCTGCGGAGCGGACCGGCCTGATTCACCCGCTGACCTACTGGGTCCTGCAGACGGCGATCCGACAGTGCAGCGCGTGGCAGCGGGCCGGATCCCCGGTTGTGGTTTCGGTCAATCTCTCGGCTCGCAATCTGCTCGACCCGAAACTTCTCGAGACCGTCACTCGGTTACTCTCTGCCAATGATGTTGCGCCGGAATGGATTCAGTTCGAGATCACCGAAAGCGCAATTATGACCGATCCCAGCCGCGCGCAGGAGACGCTCAAGAAACTTCATGGGATCGGAATTCGATTCTCGATCGACGACTTCGGCGTCGGCTACTCTTCCCTCGCTTATCTACAAAAACTTTCGGTAGACCAAATCAAAATAGACAAATCGTTTGTGATGCATATGGTCGAGAACGAAGGGGATATGACGATTGTGCGCTCCACCATCGAACTGGCGCATAACTTGGGTTTAAAGGTAGTGGCGGAGGGGGTCGAAAATCAGGAGATCCTGGCGCGGTTGACGGAGATGGGATGTGATGCCGCACAGGGTTACTTCATCAGCCGACCGCTTCCTGTACAAGAGCTGACCCGATGGCTTTGTGAGTCGTCTTGGGCTTCAACCAAATCAAAACAGGTCGGTTAA
- a CDS encoding cupredoxin domain-containing protein, giving the protein MMKTGVFFISLFGVLALMITAGANATGPDHPAVSYTLTSEMKGEKRLFVGAGGKIKGMVNPDLFVNEWDVVEITLINGDNLNHHIAIPNFHILSETVSEKGKKTTITFVPFKSGGFAYYCLLDNHRALGMEGKIVVVKK; this is encoded by the coding sequence ATGATGAAAACCGGAGTCTTTTTTATATCTTTATTCGGGGTGCTCGCCTTGATGATCACCGCCGGCGCCAATGCGACCGGGCCGGACCATCCTGCCGTTTCTTATACCCTCACTTCGGAGATGAAAGGGGAGAAGCGTCTTTTTGTCGGCGCCGGGGGGAAGATCAAGGGCATGGTGAATCCGGACCTTTTTGTGAATGAGTGGGACGTGGTAGAGATCACGCTTATTAACGGCGATAATTTGAATCACCACATCGCGATTCCCAATTTCCACATCCTGTCTGAAACCGTCTCGGAGAAGGGAAAAAAGACGACGATCACATTCGTTCCATTCAAAAGCGGCGGATTCGCCTACTACTGCCTTTTGGACAATCACCGCGCGTTGGGGATGGAGGGGAAAATCGTGGTGGTGAAAAAGTAG